In a single window of the Anaerocolumna cellulosilytica genome:
- the yabP gene encoding sporulation protein YabP, translated as MDEKQSIQKYHKVSLNSRSSAAITGVKDVLSFDAGEVLLETEQGILMIRGNDLHVNRLTLEKGEVDVDGKIDSLTYSDASNYGKSSESLISRLFK; from the coding sequence ATGGATGAAAAACAATCAATTCAGAAATATCATAAAGTAAGCTTAAATTCCAGGAGTTCGGCAGCAATCACCGGTGTTAAGGATGTTCTTAGCTTTGATGCAGGTGAAGTATTATTAGAGACAGAGCAGGGAATTTTAATGATTCGGGGTAATGACCTGCATGTGAATCGCCTGACATTGGAAAAAGGGGAAGTTGATGTAGATGGTAAAATAGACAGCTTAACCTATTCAGACGCAAGCAATTACGGGAAGTCCAGTGAATCCTTAATCAGCAGGCTGTTTAAATAA
- a CDS encoding HU family DNA-binding protein has protein sequence MNKAELVAAIAEKTELSKKDSEKALKAFIDVVTEELTKGEKVQLVGFGTFEVSERPARTGRNPQTKQPIPIAASKAPKFKAGKALKDVINA, from the coding sequence ATGAACAAAGCAGAATTAGTTGCAGCAATTGCAGAAAAAACAGAATTATCCAAAAAGGATTCCGAAAAGGCATTAAAAGCTTTTATTGATGTCGTAACAGAAGAATTAACAAAAGGTGAAAAAGTTCAATTAGTTGGATTTGGTACATTTGAAGTATCTGAAAGACCAGCAAGAACAGGAAGAAATCCCCAGACAAAACAGCCTATACCTATTGCAGCATCTAAAGCGCCAAAGTTCAAAGCAGGAAAAGCTTTAAAGGACGTTATTAATGCATAG
- a CDS encoding ABC transporter ATP-binding protein — MKARAFKNLFSFFTKIYILAPSYAIVLTLLRGVSIVIPIIRILLIKSLVNEITFITNNEKESNYLWKLIIVVLVIEFVKELVTVYFQEMTKRCVLYLNKTQYPKLIKKISKLEFLCFEDKSKMDLIARVKKSYISKLISTFTTTLYFTETILSALAIIILICTEVGAWGVCILLASMPLIIVGQKSGDIIYQGEVEIEKQQRYLDYIEELYTSREAANERLIFRMHHKLDSLWKKSFVAADEVNLSMKKKVYVNMCRSNIVSFLGYAAAVGLLCFFFIKGLITYGLFISIIISILRLMYTLSYTLAGDIAEFSRIRAFVEDYNMFLILPEVRENNENIKAIDNFIFEKLEFKDVVFKYPNADEPILNNLSFKLEKGKRYAFVGENGAGKTTITKLLLGLYEPNKGQIKINDKLINEYDKDFLKELFSVVFQDFSKYEIKVRDAIELGNRKASEETISNVLEFVGLDFLYNKYDDFLEKELGKLSEDSIELSGGQWQRLAIARALVSNRSIFVLDEVTSAIDPIQESEIYGLFERTSENRTCMFITHRLGSTKFVDHIYVIENGCVSEQGNHTELIGQNGTYTHMYNEQSRWYV, encoded by the coding sequence ATGAAAGCAAGAGCTTTTAAGAATTTGTTTAGTTTTTTTACAAAAATATATATTCTGGCACCTTCTTATGCAATTGTCCTAACATTATTAAGAGGAGTTTCTATTGTAATACCCATAATAAGAATTCTACTTATCAAATCTCTAGTAAATGAGATAACGTTTATTACGAACAATGAAAAAGAATCAAATTATTTATGGAAATTAATTATAGTTGTTTTGGTTATAGAATTTGTAAAAGAACTTGTTACAGTATATTTTCAAGAAATGACTAAAAGATGTGTACTATATTTAAATAAAACGCAGTATCCCAAATTAATAAAAAAAATATCTAAATTAGAATTTTTATGTTTTGAAGATAAGTCAAAAATGGATTTAATTGCAAGAGTGAAAAAAAGTTATATATCAAAATTGATTAGTACATTTACAACGACATTATATTTTACAGAAACTATTTTAAGTGCATTAGCAATTATTATTCTTATATGTACTGAAGTTGGGGCATGGGGAGTTTGTATACTATTAGCGTCTATGCCTCTTATCATTGTTGGGCAAAAGAGTGGAGACATAATATATCAAGGCGAAGTAGAAATTGAAAAACAACAACGTTATTTGGATTATATTGAAGAACTGTATACAAGTAGAGAAGCGGCAAATGAGAGACTAATTTTTAGAATGCATCATAAATTAGATAGTCTGTGGAAGAAATCTTTTGTTGCAGCGGATGAAGTTAATCTAAGTATGAAAAAAAAAGTTTATGTAAATATGTGCCGTTCAAATATAGTTAGTTTTTTGGGATATGCAGCTGCGGTAGGTTTACTTTGTTTCTTCTTTATAAAGGGGTTAATTACATACGGTCTATTTATATCCATTATAATATCGATATTAAGGTTAATGTATACATTATCTTATACATTAGCGGGGGATATTGCTGAGTTTTCAAGAATAAGGGCTTTTGTGGAAGACTACAACATGTTCTTAATTTTACCTGAAGTACGTGAAAATAATGAAAATATAAAAGCAATTGACAATTTTATTTTTGAAAAATTGGAATTTAAAGATGTTGTATTTAAGTATCCAAATGCAGATGAACCAATACTAAATAACTTAAGTTTTAAATTAGAAAAGGGAAAACGCTATGCTTTCGTTGGAGAAAATGGGGCTGGTAAAACTACGATTACAAAACTTTTATTGGGCTTATATGAACCAAACAAAGGGCAAATAAAAATTAACGATAAGCTAATTAATGAATATGATAAAGACTTTTTAAAAGAACTATTTTCAGTCGTTTTTCAAGATTTTTCGAAGTATGAGATTAAAGTTAGAGATGCTATTGAATTAGGAAATAGAAAAGCTAGTGAGGAGACTATATCAAATGTATTAGAGTTTGTTGGACTTGATTTTTTATATAATAAATATGATGATTTTCTAGAAAAAGAGTTGGGGAAATTATCTGAAGATAGTATAGAACTATCTGGTGGACAATGGCAAAGGTTAGCTATTGCTAGGGCGTTGGTATCTAATCGTAGTATATTTGTTTTGGATGAAGTGACTTCGGCTATTGATCCGATACAAGAAAGTGAAATATATGGGCTATTTGAGAGAACATCAGAGAACAGAACTTGTATGTTTATTACACATAGATTGGGTTCAACAAAATTTGTAGACCATATCTATGTGATAGAGAATGGCTGTGTTTCTGAACAAGGAAACCATACTGAATTAATAGGACAAAACGGAACATACACTCATATGTATAATGAACAAAGTAGGTGGTATGTATGA
- the truA gene encoding tRNA pseudouridine(38-40) synthase TruA — protein MEKRANHKKTRNIKLVMQYDGSAYGGWQRLGSTSGKPGIQKVLEETISECLKEDINVIGSGRTDTGVHALGQTANFHCSSTMSLDCMKSLINTNLPEDIKIIIMETASIDFHSRYSARSKTYKYFIDSEEVPSVFTRKYALHVPEVLNFEAMKKGASYLIGTHDFKAFCTDRKDGKSTVRTIEAIEINRTDRSIKYAEGYFCIAITGDGFLHHMIRIIVGTLLEVGKGMRAPEEIEKILKSRRRDKAGVTVYPNGLFLTKVRY, from the coding sequence ATGGAAAAAAGAGCAAACCATAAGAAAACTAGAAACATAAAGCTGGTTATGCAGTATGATGGCAGCGCTTATGGTGGCTGGCAGAGACTTGGAAGCACCAGTGGAAAACCGGGCATACAAAAGGTGCTGGAGGAAACGATATCAGAGTGCTTAAAAGAAGATATCAACGTTATTGGTTCAGGCAGAACGGATACAGGTGTTCATGCCCTTGGACAGACTGCTAATTTTCATTGCAGTTCCACTATGTCTTTAGACTGTATGAAATCATTAATTAATACAAACCTGCCAGAAGATATTAAAATAATCATCATGGAAACAGCATCAATCGATTTTCACAGCAGATATAGTGCTAGGTCAAAAACCTATAAATATTTTATTGACAGTGAGGAAGTACCCAGTGTATTTACAAGAAAATATGCACTTCATGTTCCGGAGGTTCTTAATTTTGAGGCTATGAAAAAAGGTGCAAGTTACCTGATTGGAACTCATGATTTTAAGGCCTTTTGCACTGACCGGAAAGATGGAAAAAGTACAGTTAGAACCATTGAAGCGATTGAGATAAACCGAACAGACCGGAGTATTAAATATGCGGAGGGATACTTTTGTATCGCCATAACCGGAGATGGATTTTTACATCATATGATAAGAATTATAGTTGGTACCCTTCTTGAGGTTGGAAAAGGTATGAGGGCACCGGAAGAGATTGAAAAAATTCTAAAAAGCAGGCGACGTGATAAAGCAGGTGTGACCGTGTATCCTAACGGGCTGTTTTTAACTAAGGTCAGGTATTAA
- the spoVT gene encoding stage V sporulation protein T codes for MKATGIVRRIDDLGRVVVPKEIRRTLRIREGDPLEIFTDREGEIILKKYSPIGELGQFAKQYADSLAQTTGHIIAISDKDQFVAAAGSMKRELLGKAVTPELERVIDDRENVLASKDDKNFIRIVADDDTEYSYQVVWPIISEGDAIGSVILLSKDSKVKFGDVENKLASTAAYFLGRQMEQ; via the coding sequence ATGAAAGCAACAGGAATCGTTAGAAGAATAGATGACTTGGGGCGTGTTGTAGTACCAAAAGAAATTCGTCGTACTTTACGTATCAGAGAAGGAGACCCTCTAGAAATTTTTACAGACAGAGAAGGAGAAATCATTCTTAAAAAATATTCTCCTATTGGAGAGTTGGGGCAGTTTGCAAAGCAGTATGCGGATTCTCTGGCCCAAACCACGGGACATATTATTGCTATTTCTGACAAAGATCAGTTTGTTGCAGCCGCCGGCAGTATGAAACGCGAACTGCTGGGAAAAGCAGTTACACCTGAGCTTGAGAGGGTAATTGATGATAGGGAAAATGTTTTGGCCTCTAAAGATGATAAAAATTTTATTCGCATTGTGGCAGATGATGATACAGAATATTCTTATCAAGTGGTATGGCCGATTATCAGTGAAGGAGATGCCATTGGTTCTGTAATTTTATTATCCAAGGATTCTAAGGTTAAATTCGGTGATGTGGAGAATAAGCTGGCAAGTACTGCGGCGTATTTTCTGGGAAGACAGATGGAACAATAG
- a CDS encoding phosphatase PAP2 family protein — MTELIRNLDEFLLMYVYENLHTPIVDRFMIFITNLGNSGIVWIVIAFLLLLFKKTRPIGIVLTLSLSLQFLLGERLLKPFFERPRPFLFYTDFEPFIRGPKSFSFPSGHTMSSFTATTVIFYYNKLAGIMSLLLAALIGFSRVYLFVHYPSDILGGMLLGFFTAMAVIAVFQRIHADSY; from the coding sequence ATGACAGAGCTTATTAGAAACCTAGATGAATTTTTACTTATGTATGTTTATGAGAATTTACATACACCAATAGTAGACCGATTTATGATATTCATAACAAACCTTGGTAATTCGGGAATCGTTTGGATTGTCATTGCCTTTCTCTTATTACTTTTTAAGAAGACCAGACCCATTGGCATTGTTTTAACCTTATCCTTATCCTTACAATTTTTATTAGGCGAGAGACTTTTAAAGCCTTTTTTTGAAAGACCCCGTCCTTTTCTTTTTTATACGGACTTTGAACCGTTTATCCGGGGACCCAAATCCTTTTCATTTCCCTCCGGACATACCATGTCCTCCTTTACTGCTACTACCGTAATTTTTTATTATAATAAACTTGCCGGTATTATGTCTTTATTATTGGCTGCTTTAATCGGGTTCTCTAGGGTATACCTCTTTGTACATTATCCAAGCGATATATTAGGAGGTATGCTGTTAGGATTTTTCACTGCTATGGCGGTTATTGCAGTCTTTCAAAGAATACATGCTGATAGCTATTGA
- the mazG gene encoding nucleoside triphosphate pyrophosphohydrolase, whose protein sequence is MEKKYTFAEFMDIIRQLRSENGCPWDREQTHESLRNCMLEEAYESVEAIENKDMENLCEELGDLLLQIALHAAIAEEKNEFAIEDVIKGISTKMIRRHPHVFGNSKADTAEDVLQNWEEIKKQEKHEENFSEGMLRVAKALPANIRAEKVQKKAAKAGMDFKDYEQVLDKVYEELNELKKAKESSNMEAITEEFGDLMFTVINLSRFLLINAENSLTNATNKFINRFVDVERLAAKESRSLAEMSDHELDALWGQVKKLK, encoded by the coding sequence ATGGAGAAAAAATATACATTTGCAGAATTTATGGACATTATAAGGCAGCTGCGCAGTGAAAATGGTTGTCCCTGGGACAGAGAACAGACACACGAAAGCCTCAGAAACTGCATGCTTGAAGAAGCCTATGAAAGTGTTGAAGCAATTGAGAATAAGGACATGGAGAATCTTTGTGAGGAACTTGGAGATTTATTGCTCCAGATAGCCCTGCACGCTGCAATTGCAGAAGAAAAGAATGAATTTGCCATAGAAGATGTTATTAAAGGAATTAGTACAAAGATGATAAGACGCCATCCCCATGTGTTTGGTAACAGTAAGGCAGATACCGCAGAGGATGTTTTGCAAAACTGGGAAGAAATTAAAAAACAAGAAAAGCATGAGGAAAATTTTTCAGAAGGCATGTTAAGGGTAGCAAAAGCACTCCCGGCAAATATAAGAGCTGAAAAAGTCCAGAAAAAGGCAGCCAAAGCAGGAATGGATTTTAAAGATTATGAGCAGGTTTTAGATAAGGTGTATGAGGAGCTAAATGAGCTTAAAAAAGCCAAAGAATCCAGTAATATGGAAGCAATTACAGAGGAATTTGGAGATTTGATGTTTACAGTTATAAATTTGTCTAGGTTTTTGCTAATAAATGCAGAAAATTCCTTGACAAATGCCACTAATAAGTTTATAAATAGATTTGTAGATGTAGAGCGCCTGGCCGCTAAAGAAAGCAGGAGTTTAGCTGAAATGTCCGACCATGAGCTGGATGCCCTATGGGGACAGGTGAAAAAATTAAAATGA
- a CDS encoding RNA-binding S4 domain-containing protein: protein MRLDKFLKVSRLIKRRTVANEACDAGRVLVNGKPAKASVAVKVDDIIEIGFGSKAVKVQVLDVQETVRKDDAKELYKYL, encoded by the coding sequence ATGAGGTTAGATAAGTTTTTAAAGGTTTCCAGATTAATTAAGCGCAGAACAGTTGCCAATGAGGCTTGTGATGCCGGTCGTGTTCTGGTGAATGGTAAGCCTGCTAAAGCATCTGTGGCTGTAAAAGTGGATGATATTATAGAGATTGGGTTTGGCAGTAAAGCAGTTAAAGTACAGGTACTGGATGTTCAGGAAACCGTCCGTAAGGATGATGCAAAAGAATTATACAAGTATCTATAA
- a CDS encoding ABC transporter ATP-binding protein, translating into MIEINNLTKVYRLNKKQMAEQKTKNNLKKAADNISLSAKKGEIYGLLGPNGAGKTTTLRCVATLLKPTEGKVSVCGYDTIKDPERVRKSIAFLTNEIKLDPQFTPKYMFNFFGRLHGLEEAVINERREMLFRYFGINDFQDKKIDELSTGMKQKASIAVSLVHDPEVVIFDEPTNGLDIVTARSVTDYLRQLKQEGKLVIVSTHIMSEAEKLCDRIGIIIQGKKVADGTLEEILQLTGATDLEDAFFELYKEYSIENIG; encoded by the coding sequence ATGATTGAAATTAATAACTTAACGAAAGTTTATCGGCTAAATAAAAAACAGATGGCTGAACAAAAAACAAAAAACAATCTTAAAAAAGCGGCAGATAACATCAGTTTATCTGCTAAAAAAGGTGAAATCTATGGTCTTTTAGGACCCAATGGAGCCGGTAAAACTACGACACTTCGATGTGTGGCAACCTTATTAAAACCTACGGAAGGAAAGGTATCAGTATGCGGTTATGATACCATAAAAGATCCGGAAAGGGTGAGGAAATCAATTGCATTTTTAACCAACGAGATAAAACTTGATCCTCAGTTTACCCCCAAATACATGTTCAATTTTTTTGGCAGGCTCCATGGTTTGGAAGAGGCAGTTATTAACGAAAGACGAGAGATGTTATTTCGCTACTTTGGTATCAATGATTTTCAGGATAAGAAAATTGATGAACTATCAACGGGTATGAAGCAAAAGGCATCTATTGCAGTTAGTCTGGTGCATGATCCGGAGGTTGTAATTTTTGATGAACCTACCAACGGACTAGACATTGTAACGGCTAGGAGTGTTACAGACTACTTAAGACAATTAAAGCAAGAAGGCAAACTAGTTATTGTCTCAACACATATTATGTCTGAAGCAGAAAAATTATGTGACCGTATCGGTATCATTATTCAAGGTAAAAAGGTAGCAGACGGTACTCTCGAAGAAATACTGCAATTAACAGGTGCTACGGACTTAGAAGATGCTTTCTTTGAACTTTATAAAGAATATAGCATAGAGAACATAGGTTGA
- a CDS encoding ABC transporter permease — MKGAKEIIKKELARVFNDKKLIVSLFIMPGILIIGMYYFIGQMQSAMINDLEKHISTVYIQNEPEGFKDILAENNFQADIKYLTEGEDLTEVKEGILNGDIDLLVVFDKGFLESINNYQSAEVIPEVKTYYNTSEDYSSNARSLFVTQILTVYQQELLTERFGDLNQLTVFQIDKDPESSVIVNNDKASGKAFGMLLPYLITFMLFQGAMALGVDAITGEKERGTMASMLLTPLKRSEIVVGKIISISILSSLSAVIYAVAMIFAMPLLMSGASSNSGEMALKFTLGQGAELLLILLALVYLYVAIIALASVLARTVKEASSYVAPMMIVVIAAGLITMFTGNSEKQLAMFAIPVYGSAISIQNILVGELTLAQFGMTVGGTVVLAIIITYLITKAFNSEKIMFNA, encoded by the coding sequence ATGAAGGGTGCTAAAGAAATTATAAAAAAAGAATTAGCCAGGGTATTTAATGACAAAAAACTGATTGTAAGTTTGTTTATTATGCCGGGAATATTAATTATAGGAATGTATTATTTTATCGGGCAAATGCAAAGTGCCATGATAAACGATTTAGAAAAACATATATCCACAGTTTACATCCAGAATGAGCCGGAAGGCTTTAAAGACATCCTTGCGGAAAATAACTTTCAGGCGGACATAAAATACCTGACAGAAGGTGAAGATTTAACAGAAGTAAAAGAGGGTATATTAAATGGAGATATTGATTTGCTGGTAGTGTTTGATAAAGGGTTTTTGGAAAGTATCAATAATTACCAATCAGCAGAGGTGATTCCGGAGGTCAAGACATATTATAATACTTCCGAGGATTATTCCTCCAATGCCAGAAGCCTATTTGTTACTCAGATTCTAACTGTATATCAGCAGGAGCTTTTAACAGAACGTTTTGGTGATTTAAACCAGCTGACAGTATTTCAGATTGACAAAGATCCCGAATCCTCCGTCATTGTAAATAATGACAAAGCATCTGGTAAAGCGTTTGGTATGCTTTTGCCATACCTGATTACTTTTATGCTGTTTCAAGGTGCAATGGCTCTTGGAGTAGATGCCATCACGGGTGAAAAAGAAAGAGGAACTATGGCAAGTATGCTGTTAACGCCCTTAAAACGCAGTGAGATAGTTGTTGGTAAAATTATATCTATTTCAATATTATCCAGCTTATCGGCAGTTATTTATGCTGTGGCGATGATATTTGCCATGCCTCTATTAATGAGCGGCGCAAGCTCTAATAGCGGTGAAATGGCCTTGAAATTTACCCTAGGGCAGGGTGCAGAGCTTCTTTTAATATTACTGGCATTGGTATATTTGTACGTAGCAATCATTGCTTTAGCTTCCGTTCTGGCAAGAACTGTTAAGGAAGCCAGCAGCTATGTAGCACCAATGATGATAGTGGTTATTGCTGCAGGGCTAATCACCATGTTTACCGGAAATAGTGAAAAACAGTTGGCTATGTTTGCAATTCCTGTATATGGCAGTGCAATCTCCATTCAGAATATTTTAGTAGGAGAATTAACCCTTGCACAGTTTGGTATGACCGTAGGAGGTACGGTTGTCCTTGCAATTATAATAACCTATCTTATTACAAAAGCCTTTAACAGTGAAAAGATAATGTTTAATGCTTAA
- a CDS encoding ATP-binding cassette domain-containing protein: MNDKVFCDEYNEEYFINEIQNVTFKYPNTDEPTLKDISLTISQGERIAIVGENGSGKSTLVKLLLGIYKPTEGKIISKIKIENGKSAIFQNYLGYAMSLIDNIVISDSDDKIDMDKLSRVMKQSGVSGIASKLENGFSTLLGKEFGGHELSGGELQKVALARGTYKDSDFIVFDEPTSSIDPIEESRMYDIIESITEYKTALIVTHRMGSVQFADRILVLKNGKIVEEGTHTMLLELNGEYKKLYTTQSKNYDHNYIS, encoded by the coding sequence ATGAATGATAAAGTTTTTTGTGATGAATACAATGAAGAATACTTCATTAATGAAATTCAAAATGTTACTTTTAAATATCCAAATACAGATGAGCCAACTTTAAAAGATATATCATTAACTATAAGCCAAGGTGAAAGAATTGCTATAGTAGGTGAGAATGGGTCAGGAAAATCCACATTAGTTAAATTATTATTAGGAATATATAAACCTACAGAAGGAAAAATAATTAGTAAAATTAAAATAGAAAATGGTAAATCTGCAATTTTTCAGAACTATCTTGGTTATGCAATGAGTTTAATAGATAATATAGTTATAAGTGATTCCGATGATAAAATTGATATGGATAAGTTATCTAGAGTTATGAAACAATCAGGAGTTTCTGGAATAGCATCGAAACTAGAAAATGGGTTTAGTACTCTATTAGGTAAGGAGTTTGGTGGTCATGAATTATCTGGTGGAGAATTACAAAAAGTAGCTCTGGCAAGAGGAACTTATAAAGACAGTGATTTTATAGTATTTGACGAGCCGACATCTTCTATAGATCCGATTGAAGAATCTAGAATGTATGATATAATAGAAAGTATTACAGAATATAAAACTGCATTAATAGTTACACACCGAATGGGATCTGTACAATTTGCAGATCGTATTTTAGTATTGAAGAATGGTAAAATAGTAGAAGAAGGAACTCATACGATGTTGTTAGAACTTAATGGAGAGTATAAAAAGTTATATACAACACAAAGTAAGAATTATGATCATAACTACATTTCTTAA
- the yabQ gene encoding spore cortex biosynthesis protein YabQ, giving the protein MNQAIVVELHFFGTSVLWGVLILILYDFLRIFRRLVSHNNFFVALEDLLYWMVSSVLIFRMMYQQNNGIIRGFSIMGMLLGMLIYHGTISDLCVTFISSFLLRIENLIKRIVLFILSPFCFLFKLIKNLVLRIIRLMKKFTSFLSKSLKKKKKSGKIALSNDEECD; this is encoded by the coding sequence ATGAATCAGGCAATTGTAGTAGAACTGCATTTCTTTGGTACTTCAGTTCTATGGGGGGTACTTATACTTATACTTTATGATTTTTTGCGAATATTCCGCAGATTAGTAAGCCATAATAATTTTTTCGTGGCTTTGGAGGATTTGCTTTATTGGATGGTCTCCAGTGTTTTGATTTTTCGGATGATGTATCAGCAAAACAATGGCATCATTCGTGGCTTTTCTATAATGGGAATGTTACTTGGTATGCTTATTTACCATGGTACAATCAGTGACTTATGTGTCACTTTTATTTCATCCTTTTTGCTAAGAATTGAAAACCTTATCAAACGGATAGTTTTATTTATTTTATCTCCTTTTTGTTTCCTTTTTAAGCTTATAAAGAATTTAGTACTCCGAATAATAAGATTAATGAAAAAATTCACATCCTTTTTATCAAAATCATTGAAAAAAAAGAAAAAATCAGGTAAAATAGCTCTATCCAATGATGAAGAATGTGATTAA